The window GGGTGCGGCGGCGGGTGCGGCGGCGGGTGCGGCCGCGGCTGCTGCTGCGGGGACGGGAACGGGGGCAGGCGCCGCCGCGGGGGCGGGGGCTGCTGCCGGGGCGGCTGCCACCGCGGCGGCCGGGACAGCCACCGCCGCCGGCGCGGGTGCCGGCTGGAATGTGCAGGGCGGCACGCCGTCGCTGACTCTCAGCGAGCAGGTGTACGTGCCTGCGGGGGCTGAGGGCGCCGCAGGCGCTGCCCCGGGTGCCGCCACGGCGCCGAGGGACGCTGTGAGGGACAGTACGGCTGCCGCGGCCGCACCGGTAAACAAGGTCGTGCTTATCTTCATTACTCTCCTGGAGCTCACGCTCTGTTGGTGGCGCTGTTCCACGCAGCGCTGAGGGCGCGCGCGAAACAGGAGACGCCGATTCATAGCGGCACCGAGGGTGTTCACCGGCGCACCAGACGGCTGGCCGGGTAATCCATCCAGGCAGCGACGTGCCGTCCCGGACGCCTTAAGGGCAGGCGTCACCCACAACGGGGCAAAAAAGATCGGCCCCGGCGACTGTGCCGGGGCCGTTAGATGGAGACCAGAGCTTCCTGCCAGAATCGAACTGGCGACCTTCTCATTACGAGTGAGACGCTCTACCAACTGAGCTAAGGAAGCAACCGCCTGACGCGTCCGGGTGACCCGGAGGCATCATGCCAGAGATAACTGTAATAGAGTCTTCCGGCCCGGGTCAAAGTGAGTGGTCAACGCCTCAGCAGACGGTGTTGTCGGCAGGGGCCGCGCCGTCCAGCAGGTAGCCGTCCACGGCGTTGCCGATGCAGTCATTGGACCGGCCGTAAGCTGTATGGCCCTCGCCCTTCCATGTCAGCAAAGTGGCTGTTCCGAGCTGCTTGCGCAGCGCACTGGCCCATTCCACCGGGGTTGCCGGGTCTCCGGTGGTGCCGACCACGACGATGGTGGCCGGACCCGTGTAATCCACGGGTGCCGGGGTCCGGAGGTTCCGGTAAAGCCAGTCCTTGCAGTTGACGCCGCCATAAGCGAAGTAGTAGCCGAGCGTGGGGGAGAGCTCACGCAAATTCTGTTCCTCCGCGCGCATGCTCGCGGTGTCCGAGGACATCGGGTAGTCGAGGCAGTTGATGGCGCTGAAGGCGAACGTCGAGTTCGAGGAGTAGGTGCCGTCCGGTTCCCGGTCCGCTCCGAAGTCCGAGAGCCGGAGCATCGGCGCCACATCCCCTTTCATCGCGCTGCCCAGGGCCTGTGTCAACGCGGGCCAGTTGTCATCATTGTAGAAGGGCAGGATGAAGCCGCTGACGAACATGGAGGCGTTGACTGTCCGGCCGTCCTTGGCGGTCCTCGGTTCCGCCTCAACGGCGCTGATGATGTCCCGGATCTGGCCGATGCCGTCATCCACGGTGCCGCTCAGCGGGCATCCGGTGTTGGCGAGGCAGTCCGTCACGTAGGCCCGGATGGCTTTCTCGAAAGCCTTGGCCTGGCCGCTGGTCAGCTCCTCGTAGCTGAGGGAGGGATCCATTGCGCCGTCGAGGACCATGCGGCCAACGTTGTCCGGGAACAACGAGGCGTAGGTGGAGCCGAGGAAGGTCCCGTAGGAGTAGCCCAGGTAGTTCAGCTTGCTGTCATTGAGCACACCGCGCAGGATGTCAAGGTCCTTGGCGGCACTGACAGTATCGACGTGGCCAAGCACCGGGCCGGTCTTCTCCACACACTTGGCGGCGATGGCTTTGTTGTCGGCCAGGGCTTCGGCAAGCCCGGCGTCGGTCGTGAGGTCGTAGGTCTTGGCGCGGGAGGCATCACGCTCCTGATCGGTCAGGCACGTCACCGGGGCGGAGCGTTTGACGCCGCGCGGATCGAAACCGACGATGTCGTAGCTGGCGCGCACCTTCTGGGAAATATTGGTGGACCCGGCATCCCGCACGAAGTCATAGCCGGAGCCGCCCGGGCCGC is drawn from Micrococcaceae bacterium Sec5.8 and contains these coding sequences:
- a CDS encoding alpha/beta hydrolase — translated: MSPPFRPASNRPRGVRLRGAAALALGLVMALVLSSCTLFGSGGGGAGEAQKTADPSIAAAAPDNLRSFYSQTLDWTRCEGDFQCAKVTVPLDYSKPDGGTIEIAALKLPTKSKDKLGSLLVNPGGPGGSGYDFVRDAGSTNISQKVRASYDIVGFDPRGVKRSAPVTCLTDQERDASRAKTYDLTTDAGLAEALADNKAIAAKCVEKTGPVLGHVDTVSAAKDLDILRGVLNDSKLNYLGYSYGTFLGSTYASLFPDNVGRMVLDGAMDPSLSYEELTSGQAKAFEKAIRAYVTDCLANTGCPLSGTVDDGIGQIRDIISAVEAEPRTAKDGRTVNASMFVSGFILPFYNDDNWPALTQALGSAMKGDVAPMLRLSDFGADREPDGTYSSNSTFAFSAINCLDYPMSSDTASMRAEEQNLRELSPTLGYYFAYGGVNCKDWLYRNLRTPAPVDYTGPATIVVVGTTGDPATPVEWASALRKQLGTATLLTWKGEGHTAYGRSNDCIGNAVDGYLLDGAAPADNTVC